ATCGTGGCTCTTTGTACCCAGAGTCTGTACAAGAGCTGCCTCCACTCGCCTATCTTGTCCAACCTTTTCCACAACGGATATAGCTCCTTGCTTACGTTTCTCCGGCCCCACGATCCCATCTCCCAGCATGGCCTGAACGACGTTGTCAATCAATATGACAGCCCCAGGGCCCTTGGCTAGTTTGACACCATAGTCGAAATACTGCCACTGGTTATCCCAGTCCGCATCAATGAACACAAAATCGAACTTCGGTCGCTTCCCTTGCTGGATCTCCTCTTCTAGTCGGGGCAATACTTCCAGACCAGGTCCGAGCAACACCTCGGCCTCGTCCGGAACTTTGACCCCAGCATTGCGCAGATTTTGCATAGCAAGCTCTCGCCTGTCTTCGAGGATCTCGATGCTAGTcactttcccctttttgCCATTAGCATTCAGGGCCCTGGCGAACCAGATGCTGGAGTAACCGCCCAATGTGCCGATTTCCAGCACGTTGTGTGCGCCCGACATCTTGGTCAACAGCGAAAGGAATTTGCCCTGAGCCGGGGAGATGGCAATTGGTGGTATTCCACTTTTGGCACAGCTGGAGATCGTGTCGGTTAGAGCTTGGTCGGTTGAGACTAGATGGGACACGACGTATGAATCGACTTCCTTGGCGGTTGGGAGCGTGGTGTTGGTGGACATTTTGATAAGTTGATGAGATAGACTATGTTGGATTATGGGTATGGTAGGCTTGAGTAGCTGGGTTTGATGAAGATTGTCAAGGACGTGAGTTTTGGAATTCAATGGATGAGATGGACGAGCTTTATATAACTGCATTTCGCTCCTCCGGGGCTCATATAGGACCACTATCTCCGAGATGATCAGCGAGAGTCAGACTTGGCAACGTGCCACGACTCAAGTGGATCTGACTGTTGATCTTGCTTCTTGATCAAAGTTTGTTATAATCTAGTTTCAGGATTTCCCGGTTACTTAGGTCGTTGTAGTTATGACTCAACTTGGAACGCAAAGCCATTGGAGCGACACAAAGAGCGTAATATCGCTTACGATACCTGTTTATATTGTGCATAGCAATCATTAGCTTAACTATATTGTTATATGAAATTAAACATAGGTATATCTAAGACCCTCAGCCAGGGATGTCACAGTAGTAGTCTCTCGAAGGCATGCTTGTTATCTGATTGAGATCTATATTGATACATTTTCTCCTTATCGCCGAGTCTTTATCGCCGAGACCCACGTGTTTTCTCCGAGACTCACCGACGTCACGAGTTATATCTCCGCGACCTCTCGGACATCCGTGCTTCAACTCATCATCTGATAAGATTTCAATCCGATCTGATAACAAGAAGCCCGTTCTTTTAATCAAGGCGAACGATGCTACCCAATAGCGCACAGGGGATGTCCGACCCCACAGCGTCAAGTCGACCGATTACCCGGAGAAAGCGGAAACCCTTGTCTTGCTCTCTCTGCCGACGAAGGAAACTTGCTTGTGACCGTGAATACCCGTCCTGCACTCGCTGTCGCAAGACCGGCAACTCTGATTCCTGCTCATACGACGACTCTCCTGCTCCATCGCGTAATAAACAGCAAAGATCAGACGTGCCGGGGCAGAACAGACCCGTGCTTACTGCTGCCCCGGCCCCAGAGAACGCTGCCTCGTCTGCGTTTTTGGAGAGCTACAGAGACAATCATAACAATAGACCTATTGTCTCGGACCTAACGGAGCACGCAGGTACTTGGCAGCTGATAGGTGGTGATGTCGATGGAGCTACCACTATTAAAGAGCGACCGGCCATTAAAGCCGACGTGACTGAACTCACATATCCTCCTGAGCCAAAGCCAACCGAGGCGGTGGTCTTCCGAGGGGAGAACTACAAGACCCAGTATTATGGAAGTACAAATCCGACTAGTTTGATCGGTCATGTAAGCGTTGTCATAAAACTGTGTGTCGACTACAATGCTCATTGGTAATCCAGTTCCCCGAGCTTCGGTCTTACATGAAGGAGACGATCAAACACCATGCTTCTTTACCCGGTGTCCAAAAAGAACTCAAAGCATTGGACACGAAATGGAAATACGAAAAACCTCATAACCTGCCAGTCAAAACTGCCGACCTGTTGCTTCTGCTCCCAGACCAGGCAGAGATGGACGCGGCTATTCGGTTGTATTTCGAAACACTCGAGACGATGTATAGAATTTTGCACAGGCCCACTTTTATGGAGGAGTATGAACAATTGCAGCAGGATCGGACTGCCGCAAAGCCCGGATTCATTGTCCTCGTTCTACTGATCATGGCTACTGTCAGCTGCACAACCGCAACCGACCGAACATACGTAGGCAGCAGCAGTATCGGTCGAGAACGGGGATCATTGTGGATCGAAACCGCGGAAGCATGGCttggaaagcaaagcaagaaaaatatCTACTTGGTTATATGGCAGATTCGCTGTCTACTGGTGCTGGCAAAACAGATGTGCCGCtacaagaagaagcgcatGTGGTCGGTGGCAGGCGACTTGGTGAGAGAGGGAATGGCAGCTGGCTTTCATCGCGACCCGAGTCGTCTGGGAGGCAAGATATCCTTTTTCGACCAGGAGATCCGCCGACGACTGTGGGCAACAATGGCAGAGTTGGAGTTACAGGCCTCTGTTGAGCGCGGAATGCCGTCAGCACTAGCTGCAATCCGAATGGATTGTGCCCCTCCAGTTGAtatcgatgatgaagatctcAGACCCGAATGCGATTCTACCCAGATACAGGAATCACCTAGTCACAATACCTCGACTTCCTTCCTGCGCCTATGTAGGCACAGCCTCGACCTGCGCGTGTCATTGAATTCTCGGATGAATGACCTAACCTCGGATCTGCCATATGAGGATATCCTCAGATATGAAGACATGATCATGAGTGAACTTCGGAAGCTCCCCTCGCCA
This window of the Aspergillus flavus chromosome 8, complete sequence genome carries:
- a CDS encoding O-methyltransferase-domain-containing protein, translating into MQLYKARPSHPLNSKTHVLDNLHQTQLLKPTIPIIQHSLSHQLIKMSTNTTLPTAKEVDSYVVSHLVSTDQALTDTISSCAKSGIPPIAISPAQGKFLSLLTKMSGAHNVLEIGTLGGYSSIWFARALNANGKKGKVTSIEILEDRRELAMQNLRNAGVKVPDEAEVLLGPGLEVLPRLEEEIQQGKRPKFDFVFIDADWDNQWQYFDYGVKLAKGPGAVILIDNVVQAMLGDGIVGPEKRKQGAISVVEKVGQDRRVEAALVQTLGTKSHDGFLMALVV